The genomic stretch ACGAGACCCCACCCTGTGACCTCGACCGACTCCGCGCGGCGCTGGACCGCCTCGACGAGGACGGCACCCCGGCCGGCGACGCGGAACTCGACCGCCTCGTCCGTGCCGTCGACGACCTCGACGCGTCCGTCTCGACGGCGAAGTCGGTCGCCAACGACCGCCTCCGGGACGCTATCCGCGAACGCGACGTCACCATCGAGGGGACGGACTTCCTCTCGCTCGTCGAGCAGGGTGCCCGCATCGACTCGCTGCTCTCGCGTGAACTGGCCGACGAGTACGACGCGGCCGTCGACGCCGCCCGCGACCACCTCGTCGACGCCCTCTCCCTCGACGAGAACGAGGCCGAACTCGCCCGGCGCGCCTTCGGCGGTGACCCCACGTTTCCCGTCGAACGGCGCGACGACGCCGTCTCTCGGCTCCGAACGGAGCTGACGGCCGCCCGCGATCAGCGCGCCGAGCGGTTGAAACGCGACCTCTCGAGCGACCTCTCGGACCTCCGCGACCCCGTCGAGACCCTGGTTCGAGACGCGCTCGAACTCGACGTCGAACTCGCCATCTCGCGCTTCTCCCGCGACTTCGACTGTACGGTCCCCGAGTTCTGTGCGTCGGGGTTCGCCATCGAGGGCGGCCGCTCCCCGCTGCTCGACGTCGCCTTCGACGACGTCGACCCCGTCGACTACGGCGTCGAGGGCGTGACGCTCCTCTCGGGGGTGAACTCCGGGGGGAAGACGTCGACGCTCGACCTCGTCGCGCTCGTCGTCGTCCTCGCACAGATGGGCTTTCCCGTCCCGGCCGAGTCGGTCCGCCTCTCCCGCTTTTCCGAACTGCACTACTACGCGAAGTCGCAGGGGACGCTCGACGCGGGCGCGTTCGAGTCGACGCTCCGCGACTTCGCCGGGGTCGTCGACGGCGCGTCGGACCGGCTGGTGCTCGTCGACGAACTCGAATCCATCACGGAACCCGGCGCGTCGGCGAAGATCATCGCCGGCATCCTCGAAGCCCTCGACGAACAGGGGTCGACGGCCGTCTTCGTCTCCCATCTGGCGAGCGAAATCCGCGACGCCGCCACCTTCGACGTCGCCGTCGACGGCATCGAGGCGGTCGGCCTCGTCGACGGGGACCTCGTGGTGAACCGCTCGCCGGTGAAAGACCACCTCGCCCGGTCGACGCCCGAACTCATCGTGGAGAAACTCGCCGGAAACGACGAGACGGGCTTCTACGCGCGACTGCTGGAGAAGTTCTGAGTCGGCGGTTCAGGTGCCGCTGGTCCGTCCGCCCGACGCCACGTGGAGCGAGTAGGTGATGAGCGAGAGGCCGGCGAGCTGGAGCAGCCGGACGACGAGCCGAAACACGCTCTGGAACGACAGCGAGACGACGTGGAAGGCGATCATCCCCTGCCCGACGATGGCCAGGAGGTAGGTGACGCCGAACAGGAGGACCATCCCGGCCGAGAGGTACCGCATCGCCGGCTCGTCGTTGCGGCGGAGGCCGCGGTACGCCTGGTAGCCGATGTAGAGGCCGACGAGCGCCGACCCCGTCGACGCCGCTCCTGCGAGCAGACCGACGAGCGACTCGTTCCCGAGCATCAGCGTCAGCATCGGAATCGGCATCAGAACTTCCCCCACAGGCGCGTCAGTTCGTCGGCGACGTCCGTCTCGGTGCGCTCGACTGACCAGTGCAAGTCGCCGTCTCGGACCGACAGTTCGAACCGTTCGAGCGCCGTCACGTACACCGTTTCGTGGTGGCCGTCGCTCCGCGGGCGGGTCCGCTCGCGGAGTAGGTCGGCGTCGACGAGGCGGTTCGTCCGGCGGTAGATGGCCGACACCGACACGTCACACCGCTCTGCGAGTTCCGCCGCCGACAGGGGCTCGTCGCTCGTCGCGACCAGTATCGACCGGACGTGGTCGTCGTCGAACAGGCTGACGAGGGTCCCGAGCTCCGGCTCTTCCGCCACGGGTTCATCGCTCATGGCACGGTGAAATAAATCGTCCGCCGACGGCAGCCACACCTCTCGTTCCGTCGTGGTTCGTCGGCTGGCGGCTCCGACGCGGGCCGGGACGGTCATCGGGCCCCCCCCAAGCCGACGCTGAACAGGCCCCGACCCGTCGTCGACGTCGACCCGGGGGCGAACGCGAGGACCAGCCTGGTCGCCGGTCGGCGCTCGCCCGCCTCGGCGGGGTCGGCCGCGTCGTCGACGTCGTCGGGGTCGAACACCACGACGTCGGGGACGTCACGCACGTCCACGGTCACGGTGTCGCCGGGAGCGAGTCGCTCACGCTCGGTGGGGAGCGACCGGTCCACCGGCCGCGTCCACCGGTCGTCCACGTCCGCGTCGAACCGGAGCGCGAGCGCGGCGGTCGGAACCGACTCGCCGGCCTCGTGCCGGAGCCGGACGGTCCCGGACTCGCTGTCGCGGCCGTACCCCCACGTGACCTGCGGCGGGTACGGCGGGTCGACGTCCGCCGGCTGGATTCCTGCTTCCGGTGGGATTCGACCTTCGACGGTGACGAGTCGGCCGTCGACCCGGAAGTCCGTGTTCTCTACCTCCCGCGTGAGGACCGTCCCGGTCTTGCTCCGGCGGCGAAGCTCCGCCTCGGGTGGCGTCTCACCGTCGGGGTAGCGGAACGTCCGGACGTGGTACGCCACCGCACCGTCGAAGCGGAACCCCTCGCAACTCGCCCACGTCCGTTCGTCGTTCGGGGGGACGTACTCCACCATCCGGCTCTCGCCGACCGCGTCGGTCACCTGTCCGAACGTCCCGCTTTCCTCGTGGTAGCGGGGGAGGCGTCCGTCGTGCGCGTCGACGAGCGCCTCGACGTTCGGCCGGTCGTGGACGCGGTGACTCGCCCAGACGAGCGCGCCGTCGGTCACCACCGCGCGTCGCCGGACGTCCGACCGGACGAACACGTCGCCGCCCTCGTGCGTCCCGTCCCGTCGGTAGCCGCTCTCGGTGAGTGTCACCTCCGCCGCCGCCGGGTCGACACCTTCGAGCACCGTCCCGAACGGCGTCCTGAGCAGCCGGTCGTAGTTCGCGTAACCGACACCGAAGGAGTCGAGTTCGGTCGGCCGTCTGAGGAGGAACGCGTAGTGTGCGTCGTCGAGGCCGACGGCGGCCGGCGCGGGGAGCCAGCGACGATATGTCGGTGCCGACGCGGGCGGAACGTCGACGCGGCCGAACCGCTGTGCGGAACCGAGCGGCGGGACCGCCGACGTGCACCCGGCAACGAGCGTCGTGAGGCCGGCGGTGAACGCGCCGGCACCCTGTCGGAGCAGGGCACGGCGCGTCGTGTCGTGCGTGGAGGGAGCGTCGTCGGGAACCATCGTCACCACACCCTACTGGTGCCGCCAGTATCAGGGTGGGTGATGGACCGCACCGTCGCGCAGGCCGGCGAAACGTTGATATACGTCCTCGGAGGCTTCGCAAGCGGCCGTCCGCACGTCCCGCCGCGTCGTCCACTGTCAGGGCCTGGCAAACGGTTAAGTAGCCACCGAAGCGAGGTGAAAGTGATGAGGGACGACCCCGACGAGGGGATGCTGTCGTGGGACGAGACGGTGTTCCGCGACGAACACGTCTTCGAGATCGACCACGTCCCGGAGACGTTCGACCACCGCGAGAGCCAGTTGGAGAGCCTGAAGTACGCGCTCCGGCCGGCGGTCAGAGGGTCGCGTCCGCTGAACACCATCGTCCGCGGGCCGCCCGGTACCGGGAAGACCACCGCCGTCCAGAAGCTGTTCGGCGAACTCCGCGGGCAGTCGAGCGTCCGCGCCGTCCACGTCAACTGCCAGATGAACTCGACGCGGTACGCCGTCTTCTCCCGCGTCTTCGAGGACCTCTTCGAGTACGAACCGCCGTCGTCGGGAATCTCGTTCAAGAAGCTCTTCTCGCAGATTTCCGACCGACTCGTCGAGGACGACGAGGTCCTGGTGGTGGCGCTCGACGACGTGAACTACCTCTTCTACGAGAACGAGGCTTCCGACGTGCTCTACTCGCTCCTCCGGGCACACGAGACGCACGCCGGGGCCCGAATCGGCGTCATCGTCGTCTCCTCGGACCTCTCGCTTGACGTCATCGACGAACTCGACGGGCGCGTCCAGTCGGTGTTCCGCCCCGAGGAGGTGTTTTTCCCCCGCTACGACCAGAGCGAGATCGTCGACATTCTGGGCGAACGCGCGAAGCGTGGCTTCCACGAGGGCGTGCTGAACACGACGGGACTGGACCGGGTCGCGGAACTCACCGCCGAGAGCGGCGACCTCCGGGTGGGAATCGACCTCCTCCGGCGGGCCGGTCTCCACGCCGAGATGCGTGCCTCGCGGACCATCGAACCCGAGGACGTCGAGGCTGCTTACGACAAGTCGAAACACGTCCACCTCTCGCGGTCGCTTCGAGGGCTGTCGGACTCGGAGCGCGCGCTCGTCCGCGTCATCGCCGACCACTCCGGCGAGCAGGCCGGTGCGGTCTACGAGGCGTTCCACGAGGAGACCGACTTGGGCTACACGAGATACTCCGAAATCGTCAACAAGCTCGACCAGCTCGGCCTTATCGACGCCGAGTACGCCGAGGTCGACGGCCGCGGTCGGTCGCGGTCGCTCACGCTCACGTACGACGCCGACGCGGTGAGAGAGCGGCTGTGAACGACGGTCGGAGCGCCCGCGACGACCGCCCCTACGGTCTCGCGGGGGCGTGACGCTCGCGGCTCCGTCCGCGAGCACACGCGAGGGACGAGGAGCACAGTGACCGAGCGAAGCGAGGGCACGAGCACCGCAGTCGGTTGGGGAGGCTCGTGGCTTCAGCGCCCTGGCGGCCGCCTCCCTCCTCCGTCTCCGATGTGCTCGCCGACGACATCTCGACCCTCTCCACGACGACACATCGACCCTCTCCACGACGACACACCGACTGTCTCTTCCGACACTCCCGCGCTCTCAGAACTCCTCGACGTGCGGCCGGAGGTCCAGCTCCAGCGTCCACGCGCTCCGGTCCTGCTCGACGAGGTGCCAGTACGAGTCGGCGACGGCGTCGGGGTCGAGATACTCCGCCGGCCGTTCGACCTCCTGCCCCGGCGGCAGGATGCCGCCGTCGATGACGACGTGGGCGACGTGTACCCCCTGCGGCCCGAACTCCCGCGCCATCGACTCCGCCAGCCCCCGCACGGCGAACTTCGCGCTGGAGAACGCGGCCGCGCCACCCCGCCCCCGGACGGAGGAGGTGGCCCCGGTGAAGACGATGGTCCCGCCCGTTCCCCCCTCGCCGAGCATGTCGTCGAGCGCCTCCTGTGCGCACTGCAACCCCGCGCGGGCACCGACCTGCCAGGCGTGTTCGAACTCGTCGAGCGACACCTCCCGAACGCCCTTCCACGACCCGCCGCTGGCGTGGTTGACGAGGACGTCGACAGGCCCCAGTTCGGTCCGGACCGTCTCGAACGCCGATTCGACCTCGTCGGGGGCGGTGAGGTCCGTCGGGACGGCGACCACCCCGTCGCCGAAGTCGTCGGCGAGTCCCTCGACGTACGAGGCGGTTCGCGCCAGGAGCGCGACCCGACACCCCTCTTCGACGAACCGTCGGGCGAGCGACTCTCCGAGACCGGGACCGACGCCGGCGATGACGACCGTGTGTGTCATACTTCGCCGTGGAAGGCGAGCGGCAAAACCGTTCCCGCCGTGACGCTCACGACACGAGCGCCGCGGCGGCCCGGTCGAGCGCCACGTCGAGGGCGGCGAAGACGACACCCACTACCGCACCGACGAGCGGCGCGAGGAGGCCGCCGGCGACGAGGACGAGGGCGGCGAACGTGGGGTTCGTCGCGACGAACGCCGCGACGACGACACAGCCGAGGAGCGGCAGGCCGGTCACCGCCCCCCACCGCGCGCCCACAGCGAGCGTCCTGCCGGCGTCCGCGAACGCACACGCCGCGAGATACCGACGGTTCGTCCACCAGGTCGCCCCCCAGAGGACGAGGAAGAGCGCGAGGCCGACGAGCGTGTCGAGGCCGGCGAGAAGGTCCCCGAGCGCGTCCGGGGCGACGACGTGGGCGAGCGTGAGCGGGACGAGGAGGAGGGTGGCGGCGTGGAACGTCGCGAGCGCCCACGCGGAGAGCGCCGCGTCTCCCTCTCGGCCGTCGTCTCCCGGTCGCGTCCTCTCACCACCCTGTCGTGTCGTCTCAGCCATGCGCCAGCACCTCCGCGAGCGTGAGCACAGCGACCAGTCCGAGCGCCGTCGCGCCGTACGCCCGCCGGAGCAGTCGCATCGGGACGCCGCCCGCCGAGCGACGAACCCGCACCAGGAGCCGCGTCCGCACGGCGGACCCGACGAGGACGACGACCACGAGCGCGAGTTTCGCGTCGAGCGTCGTCCGCCACGTTCCGCCGGGGAGGGTGGGCGCGAACGCGCCGAGGTTGCCGACGCCGGTCATCACGAGCGTCCCGACGGCGGCCCAGAAGAGCCACTCGTAGGCGCGGGCGAGACGGACGGCGTCGCGTCCCTCACCGTCAAACGGTTCGACCCGGAACCGGAGCCACGTCAGGACGCCACCACCGACGGCGACAGTCGCCGCGAGGACGTGGAGCCAGCGGACGCCGAGGGTCGTCACTGCGAGCGGCCGGGGAGGCGGGAGGGGGACCATACGCCCGCTACTCCCGTCGAAGTGATGAGTTTCGGGGTCGGGGTCGCGAGCTTTTTTACCGGTTCAGTGCGCGCGGAGGTGTATGAAGACGACCGGCGGGAGCGACGAGGCGAAGCGACGGGCGGGCGAGTCGGCCGCCGCGCTCGTCGACTCGGGGATGACAGTCGGCCTCGGCACGGGGAGCACCGCCGCCCACGCCATCCGACGCCTCGGCGAGCGCGTCGAAGACGGCCTCACCGTCCAGGGCGTCCCCACGTCGTTCGACGCCCGCCAGCGCGCCCGCGAGGCTGGGATTCCGCTCCGGGCACTCGACGACGTCGACCGCATCGACCTCGCCATCGACGGGGCCGACCAGGTCGCGGCCTTCGAACTCGTCAAGGGCGGCGGAGCGGCGCACGCCCGCGAGAAACTCGTCGACACGATGGCCGACCGGTTCGTCGTCGTCGTCGACCCCTCGAAGCAGGCGGACGTCCTCTCACACCCGGTTCCCGTCGAGGTCCTCCCAGTGGGCCACAGCGCCGTCGCCCGGTCGGTCCGCGAGGCCGGCGGCGACCCGACGCTCCGGCGCGCCGAACGCAAGGACGGCCCGGTCGTGACCGACAACGGAAACCTCGTTCTCGACTGTGACTTCGGGGCGGTCGACGACCCCGCAGCGCTCGCACGGACGCTCTCGGAGACGCCCGGCGCCGTCGAACACGGCCTGTTCGTCGGCAGCGCGGACGAGGTCCACGTCGGGACGGACTCCGGTGTGACGGTCCTCGAACGCGAGTGAGTCGCCGCTCGAACCAGTCGACATCGCTGACGCTCGCGGTGGACCTACCTGTACCAGCGACGAAAAAATCGAGAAGTGAGTGACGGCGACTTACAGGTCGCGGGGCTGGACGGTCTTCCGGTCGTTATCCTCGGCTCGACGAGCGGCGTCCTCGAGCAGCTCTTTCACTTCCGCGTCCAGCGCGTCGTAGAAGTCGGAGGCTACGTTCTTGTCGCTGAGCGCTTCTTTGACGGCTGCCTTGACAATGAGGTCTGCCATACGAGACATAGTACTAGCCCCTTATTAATAAGATTTCCCCAAACGACGGTCTCTGCCGGTGTATCGGGCGAATTCCGGTTTTCGGGGGACTGGATTTATATACTATGCCCGATAACGGCGGTGTCAGTCCTCATTCAACGCTGATATCGGGGTATGGACGTGGCCATCGAGTCGCCCCATGTCAGTCTCTGTGCCTCGCTCCTCGTCGCCTGGCGAGACGTCTCCCGCTCGGCACGGCGGAACGACACCTATGTGACCGACGAGGCTCGACAGTGCGGTATGCGAGACATCCTCGACGCGGTCGCTGCGGGCGACCTCTCCCCCGAGGCAGCAGAGGCACGGTTACGCGGCTACGCGACGACGGAGGCGGGACGCTTCGACGCCGCACGCGAGACGCGACGCGGCGTTCCAGAGGCCATCCTCGCGGCGGGAAAGACGCCGGCTGAGACGGCCGACCTGGCCGCGACGAGCGTCGAGACGACGGGCCGCGCCGTCGTCACCCGCGCCGACGACGAGACCGCCCGAACCGTCGACGACGGACTGCCCGAGGTCGTCGCCGTCGACTACGACGCGCGCGCCCGGACCCTCGTCGCTCACGCCCCCGACTTCGAACCCCCCGCGCTCGATGCGACTGTCGCGGTCGTCACCGCGGGCACCTCGGACGCGCCCGTCGCGGGCGAGGCGGCCGCCATCGCTCGCGAGATGGGGGCCGAGGTGGAGTGGCTCGAGGACGTCGGCGTCGCCCACCTCGGCCGCATCCTCGACGTCCTCGACCCCATCCGTGGCGCGGACGTCGTCGTCGTTGCCGCGGGACGCGAGGGCGCACTCCCGACGGTCGTCGCCGGACTCGTCGACACGCCGGTCATCGGCCTCCCGGTTTCGACGGGCTACGGCTTCGGTGGCGACGGCGAGGCGGCCCTCTCGGGGATGCTCCAGTCTTGTACCGTCCTCTCGACGGTCAACGTCGACGCCGGCTTCGTCGCGGGCGCGCAGGCGGGACTCGTCGCTCGCGCCGTCGACGGCCGCTCACGACCCGACTGACCTCGCTCACTAGTCGTTCACTCCTCCCTCACGCGTCCGCCGGTTCGGTTCACAACGTGTGTTCTCAGCCGAGAAGAGTGGACGAACGGTCACGCTTCGCGCGTGCGCGCGAAGCCCTATTACGCCGCAGGCCAAAGGCATATTACCGGCACCGGTGGTTGCCGGGCGCACACGATGCCACGCTGCGACCATTGCGGGTCGCACATCTCCGAGCGCTTCGCGCGCGTGTTCGCCGACGAAGTCGGGCGAGTCCTCGCCTGTCCAAACTGTTCGGCGAACGCGGGTATCGCGGAGGTCGCACGGGACCGGACCCGCAACGCATGACCGCTGAGTCGCGGACGACCACCACGCGAAGCCACTTTCTGCCACCCTGTCGACACCGGTGAGAAAGCTTGACGAGCCTCCCGCCCGCGCTCTCGACCGTGCACTACGCGTACCTCCTCCGGTGTGCGGACGGGACGTACTACGCGGGATACACGACCGACCCTCGCCGTCGCGAAGCGGAACACGACGCGGGTGAGGGGGCGAAGTACACCCGCGGGCGGACGCCCGTCGAACTCGTCCACGTCGAGGCGTTCGACTCGCGGTCCGCGGCGATGTCCCGCGAGTACGCCCTCAAACAGCTCTCGCACGACCGGAAGGCGCGGCTCGCCGCCGAGACCGACGTCGACGACGTCGTCGGGGAGTCGACGGCGTAGCGGTCCGCCCCCTCGTTCACCGTCGAAACCGCTCCGCGTAGTCGACGACCTGGTCGACGAGGGCGTCGAGTCGGTCGGCGATTCCCTCGTCCGTGAGTTCGCCGTCGGCGAACTTCGTCCGGGCACTTCGAACGCCGACCTGTCGGGGGACGACGAGGCCGTGGACGCCGCGCACCGTCGACCGCATGTGGTCGAGTGTGCTCCCGTACGACCCGCCCCCCGCGACGGCGACCAGGCCGACGACCGTCTCGTCGTACTCGTCGGAGCCGCAATAGTCGTGGAAGTTCTTGAACGTCGACGAGTACGAGCCGTGGTAGACGGGCGACCCGAGGACGACGGCGTCGGCCTCCCGCACCAGTCGCAGGACGGCGACGGCGTCACCGCGCTCGGACGCCGAGCGGTCCGGGTGATAGAGGGGCAGGTCGACGGACCCGAGGTCGAGCAGGGTGGCCTCGACCCCTCCGCTTCGCACCCTGGCGAGGACGTGCTCGAGGACCTGTCTGGTGTAGCTACCGTCGCGACGACTGCCGCTGACGGCGACGAGCCGGGTTGGCATCGACCGTCGTTGGCACGAGCCGGAGAAAAACGCACCGTACGCGTCGCCGTGGTGTCGACTGCCATACTTTTTAGGTCGGTCCTGTGGAGTGGTCCGTATGGACGCGATCTCCTTCGGCACCGATGGCTGGCGCGCCACGCTCGACACGTTCACCGACGACCGCGTACGAATCGTCGGACAGGCCGTCGCGGACTACCTCCGTGACGAGGGCTTCGACGACCCGGTGCTCGTCGGCTACGACGCCCGGGAATCGTCGCCCGGGTTCGCCGAATCGCTCGCGGAGGTCCTCTCCGGAAACGGGTTCGACGTCATCCTGCCCG from Salinigranum halophilum encodes the following:
- a CDS encoding helix-hairpin-helix domain-containing protein, coding for MDLTAISGIGEKTATALAELDDPERALRAGDVATLAEAPGISEGRAARIARAAIRHEHGDDGGFLATDNAAAVYRDVLSLLKRRTVTDYAAKRVETFFPTASRSRIDEVRAFVAEAVDRTPDDAVLDALSDVRPLHSPAPVRVRERCLATLDAERYAEANDAFPELSVEVVDDARGLAELARSYSTVVALDETFAGVDVTGDVRVRPDAFECPDEIVPERVLSVFAANRESILAAAAVHEAADETPPCDLDRLRAALDRLDEDGTPAGDAELDRLVRAVDDLDASVSTAKSVANDRLRDAIRERDVTIEGTDFLSLVEQGARIDSLLSRELADEYDAAVDAARDHLVDALSLDENEAELARRAFGGDPTFPVERRDDAVSRLRTELTAARDQRAERLKRDLSSDLSDLRDPVETLVRDALELDVELAISRFSRDFDCTVPEFCASGFAIEGGRSPLLDVAFDDVDPVDYGVEGVTLLSGVNSGGKTSTLDLVALVVVLAQMGFPVPAESVRLSRFSELHYYAKSQGTLDAGAFESTLRDFAGVVDGASDRLVLVDELESITEPGASAKIIAGILEALDEQGSTAVFVSHLASEIRDAATFDVAVDGIEAVGLVDGDLVVNRSPVKDHLARSTPELIVEKLAGNDETGFYARLLEKF
- a CDS encoding winged helix-turn-helix domain-containing protein, producing MSDEPVAEEPELGTLVSLFDDDHVRSILVATSDEPLSAAELAERCDVSVSAIYRRTNRLVDADLLRERTRPRSDGHHETVYVTALERFELSVRDGDLHWSVERTETDVADELTRLWGKF
- the larB gene encoding nickel pincer cofactor biosynthesis protein LarB, with translation MRDILDAVAAGDLSPEAAEARLRGYATTEAGRFDAARETRRGVPEAILAAGKTPAETADLAATSVETTGRAVVTRADDETARTVDDGLPEVVAVDYDARARTLVAHAPDFEPPALDATVAVVTAGTSDAPVAGEAAAIAREMGAEVEWLEDVGVAHLGRILDVLDPIRGADVVVVAAGREGALPTVVAGLVDTPVIGLPVSTGYGFGGDGEAALSGMLQSCTVLSTVNVDAGFVAGAQAGLVARAVDGRSRPD
- a CDS encoding ORC1-type DNA replication protein, which encodes MRDDPDEGMLSWDETVFRDEHVFEIDHVPETFDHRESQLESLKYALRPAVRGSRPLNTIVRGPPGTGKTTAVQKLFGELRGQSSVRAVHVNCQMNSTRYAVFSRVFEDLFEYEPPSSGISFKKLFSQISDRLVEDDEVLVVALDDVNYLFYENEASDVLYSLLRAHETHAGARIGVIVVSSDLSLDVIDELDGRVQSVFRPEEVFFPRYDQSEIVDILGERAKRGFHEGVLNTTGLDRVAELTAESGDLRVGIDLLRRAGLHAEMRASRTIEPEDVEAAYDKSKHVHLSRSLRGLSDSERALVRVIADHSGEQAGAVYEAFHEETDLGYTRYSEIVNKLDQLGLIDAEYAEVDGRGRSRSLTLTYDADAVRERL
- a CDS encoding GIY-YIG nuclease family protein encodes the protein MTSLPPALSTVHYAYLLRCADGTYYAGYTTDPRRREAEHDAGEGAKYTRGRTPVELVHVEAFDSRSAAMSREYALKQLSHDRKARLAAETDVDDVVGESTA
- the rpiA gene encoding ribose-5-phosphate isomerase RpiA, with the protein product MKTTGGSDEAKRRAGESAAALVDSGMTVGLGTGSTAAHAIRRLGERVEDGLTVQGVPTSFDARQRAREAGIPLRALDDVDRIDLAIDGADQVAAFELVKGGGAAHAREKLVDTMADRFVVVVDPSKQADVLSHPVPVEVLPVGHSAVARSVREAGGDPTLRRAERKDGPVVTDNGNLVLDCDFGAVDDPAALARTLSETPGAVEHGLFVGSADEVHVGTDSGVTVLERE
- a CDS encoding SDR family NAD(P)-dependent oxidoreductase, whose amino-acid sequence is MTHTVVIAGVGPGLGESLARRFVEEGCRVALLARTASYVEGLADDFGDGVVAVPTDLTAPDEVESAFETVRTELGPVDVLVNHASGGSWKGVREVSLDEFEHAWQVGARAGLQCAQEALDDMLGEGGTGGTIVFTGATSSVRGRGGAAAFSSAKFAVRGLAESMAREFGPQGVHVAHVVIDGGILPPGQEVERPAEYLDPDAVADSYWHLVEQDRSAWTLELDLRPHVEEF
- a CDS encoding DUF7563 family protein — encoded protein: MPRCDHCGSHISERFARVFADEVGRVLACPNCSANAGIAEVARDRTRNA
- a CDS encoding NADPH-dependent FMN reductase; this encodes MPTRLVAVSGSRRDGSYTRQVLEHVLARVRSGGVEATLLDLGSVDLPLYHPDRSASERGDAVAVLRLVREADAVVLGSPVYHGSYSSTFKNFHDYCGSDEYDETVVGLVAVAGGGSYGSTLDHMRSTVRGVHGLVVPRQVGVRSARTKFADGELTDEGIADRLDALVDQVVDYAERFRR
- a CDS encoding DUF7521 family protein, with protein sequence MPIPMLTLMLGNESLVGLLAGAASTGSALVGLYIGYQAYRGLRRNDEPAMRYLSAGMVLLFGVTYLLAIVGQGMIAFHVVSLSFQSVFRLVVRLLQLAGLSLITYSLHVASGGRTSGT
- a CDS encoding DUF1931 family protein, which gives rise to MADLIVKAAVKEALSDKNVASDFYDALDAEVKELLEDAARRAEDNDRKTVQPRDL